From Candidatus Methylomirabilota bacterium:
CTTCGAAGTGGCTGTTCGGGTTGCCGGGTTGCGTCCTGATCCTCTTTTCGACATTTCTGCCTATCGTGATTCTTCTGACCGTTACTTACTTGACAACCATCAATCCCCGCCTTGAAGAGGCCGGAAGGCTGGTATCGGACTGGCCGGGTGTTCTAAGAAGCATTACGATCCCCCTGATCCTTCCCGGAGTTCTGCTGGCGGTGATGCTCGTGTTCCTTCTCAGTTTAGGAGAGTTCAGCGTTCCGTCCTTTCTGCGTTATGATGTATTTCCTGTCGAAAGCTTTACCCAGTTTTCGGCCTTCCTGAATTTCAGTGCTGCCACGGTAGCTGCGATCCCGCTCGCAATTGTCACGTTCTTTGTCCTTGCCCTCGAATCGCATTTCCTTCGAGAAAAGACATATCAGGTTCGCCCGGCTCACGGAACACCCTTTACTGAAAGGATCCAACTCGGGAGACACAGAAAGTGGTTGTTCACATTATCGGCCCTGCTCTGCTTTGTTATCGTCATCCTGCCCTCTCTTGTATTGATCGTACAGTCGTTGTCGGTAAATGCCTATTCTCTTGCAATCGCGAAGGCCGGTGACAGCCTTATCAGGAGCCTTATATATGCAGCGATCGGCGCTTCGGTGCTGACAGTAATCGGCTTTTTTTCAGGCTACCTGGTCCACACACACGCGCTTCCCTTCTGGCAGACCACTGATTCACTCACTATTTTTCTTTTTGCTCTTCCGAGCACGGTCATCGGGATCGGCCTGATCAGCCTCTGGAACCGGCCATGGACGAACTTCATTTATGCAACGCCGGTTATCATTATCATCGGCTACATCGCCCAGTATGCTGCAATCAGCAGCCGTATAACGGTCTCTATGCTGACGCAGATTCCGCCATCAATGGAGGAGGCTGCCCAGGTTGCGGGCGCGGGGTGGTTTCGCAGAATGGCGCTGATCGTAGCGCCCCTTGCGAAGCGCGGTCTCATGGCTGCCTGGCTTGTCGGGTTCATCTTCTGCGTGCGCGATACGGGAATCAGCATGATTGTCTATCCTCCAGGATTTGACACGCTGCCGGTCCGCACCTTTACACTTATGGCAAATGCTCCTGCCGGCCTTACATCGGCACTCTGCGTGATCATGATCTGTGCCGCGCTTGTCCCGGTTGGAATTTTGACCGCGGCCTTTAAAACGAGGATGCTTTAATCGTGACATTCCTCAAAATTACATCGGTAACTAAATCATATAACGGGCGGTCGGTACTGCACGATTTCTCGCTGGAGATCGAAAAAGGAGAACGTCTCGTCATCCTCGGTCCTTCCGGCTGCGGAAAGACTACGGTATTGAGGCTTCTTGCCGGGTTCATAGCTCCGGATTCAGGAAGCATCAGCATTGAAGGCGACCTTGTTGCGGCTGAAGGGAAAACGGTAAAAGGTCCTGAAGCGAGAAATTTCGGGATGGTATTTCAGGACCTTGCCCTTTGGCCGCATCTTTCGGTTAGCGGTAACCTGGAGTTTGGCCTTCGGGCCAAAGGAATTCCCTCCCAAGACCGGAAACATCGTGTTCAAGAATTGTTACGGCTCGTTGAGATGGAAGCGTACGTGAATGCGAAGCCGGCAGAGCTGTCTGGCGGCCAACAGCAGCGGGTCGCCCTGGCTCGCGCGCTCATTCTGCGGCCTCAGGCACTCCTGATGGACGAGCCGCTCTCCAATCTGGATGAAGAGCTAAACCGCAGGCTCCGAAAAGAGATTCTGCGTTTGCAGGAGACCTTGGGGTTCACGCTCCTTTTCGTCACTCATGACCGGCAGGAGAGCGCAGAACTTGCCACCCGGATTGTTGTTATGAGGTCTGGCCGAATCGAACGCATTCTCACTGAGCGTCCGGATGCTGAACCGAAATCCGGAGTAGCGCCATGAGGGATGACATACGACATCACACTCACGGAAGCGCGTCACGGCGAAGATGACACCCGCCTCCGTCCTGAGCCGAAGCTGGCTATTGGCATTCGCCATGCTCTTGCCTGCTTCCACGGCCTGGGGCTACCGGCCCTTCGTCTCAACCGATGCTGCTGTCGCCGACCCTAAAGAGTTGGAGATCGAGCTTGGATATTTTAACCTGGAGCGGTCGGGAGGGAAACGCACCTTCATCGTCCCTAAGGTCATCTTGAACTATGGCATCGTCAGAAACCTGGAGGTCGTTGGGGAGTTCGAGGCCGCAAAGCCTCCGGATCGAGGCGCTCAGCTCGTCGATCCCGGGGTTTTCCTGAAGGCGGTCTTGAAGGAGGGCATCCTCCAGGATCAGGAAGGGAGCGGCGTTGCGGTCGAGATCGGACCTCTTTTGCCTTCCACAGTTCAGGGCGAGCGGCGGCTTGGCTTCGAAGGGATCGGGATCCTGAGTGGAAGGTTTATCCCCTTCACCTATCACGTAAACCTTGGAGGAGGCGTGGATCGGGCGGAGGCGAATCCATTCGTCATCTGGGGACTGATCGTGGAGCTTCCAGTTTTCCCACGCTTCAGGCTCGTAGGAGAGGTCAACGGGGAGAGCGCCAGAGGGCGGCCCGCAGATAACTCTGGTCTCGTCGGTTTCATCTGGCAGCCATCACCCTCAAGCCCCTTCCTCGATGCGGGGATCAGGCATGGCTTTAGCGCTGGCGCACCTGACTGGCTGTTCACGATGGGGCTGACCTTCGGTTTCCCTATTCGCCCATGACCTTGATAATCGCCCGCTTTTTGGCCTGCTCGTCAAACTTCGCGTAATAGATCTGCTGCCACGGGCCAAGATCGAGGCGACAATCAGCTCTCCCCTCGCCAGCCGATGAAGCTCAACTGGTGGCCGCTCTTTCCCTCTTTCCGGTATGAGTAGAAATCCCTACTGTAGCAGGCCGTGCAGGGACCGATCTTGTTGATCTGCATCTGAGGAATGCCTGCGCCGAGAAGCTGGGCCTCGTTGAGCGCTCTCAGGTCAAGGCGACCTTTCGCGCCGTCCGGCTTCCAGGCATTTGTGAGTTCCTTGCGCCAATTCGCACCGATCTGCGCCTCGACCTCAGGTCCCACCTCGTAGCAGCAGGGGCCGATGGACGGTCCCATCGCCACGTGAAGCGCGGCGAGGTCGATCCGGTAGGCCTCTTTCATCAACGCGACCGCCCGTGGGGCGATGCCTTCGGCCGTTCCCCGCCAGCCGGCGTGGATCGCAGCGGCAATCTTTCGAACAGGCTCCACGAACAGGAGGGGGACGCAATCGGCCGCCATCACCCCTACGCAGAGATTGGGCGCATCGGTCATCAGCCCATCCCCGATCCCGGCCAGCTTGCCGGTCTCGCTGGAGACCGGCAGGATCACATTGCCGTGGACCTGCTTGGCCGTGATAATGTCGATATCGCGCAGGCCAAGCGCTATCTTCAGCTCGCACCAGTTCTGTCTAACGGCTTGAGGATCGTCTCCATCATCGCATGAAAGGCGAAAGGCGGCATTGGATGGCCGGTCCCGGCCGCCGACGCGGCCAAGAAAGCCGTGGACCAAGCCGTTAAATTGTTGCCAGTGCGGGACTTCCAGACGAAGAATCTTCATGTTGGGGCTATTCTACGCAAACACCGGAGGCGTGTCAAACTGTGGCACTGGAGCAATCCTCAGCGGACAGGATTGTCACCCACTGCTCTGGGGAGTATAATAACCACATGAAGCAAGCCCTTTTAATCGTTGATCATGGCAGCCGCCGCGAAGGATCAAACGATCTGCTCCGTCAGGTCGCCACCCTGATGGGGGAACGGTTCGGCCTGAGTATCGTCCACTACGCCCACATGGAGCTTGGCGAGCCGACCATCCAACAGGGGTTTGATGCCTGCGTTGCTGATGGGGCGGAGGAGGTGATTATCCATCCGTACTTTCTGAGTGCGGGGCATCACGTCGCCGTCGGCATTCCCGACCTGGTCAGGCAGGCGGCCGGTCGACACCCGGGCGTGACCTGCCGGATCACACAGCCGCTGGGTGTCCATCCAAAGATCGGCGAGGTGATCCTCGAACGGGTTACCGAATCCGATGGCGATGATCAGGTGGGGACAGTTCAATCGGAACTCGACGTATCGGGCGAGGGCAAGCGCGCGCATGGCCATATGCACCGCACGGACGACTCGTTCCGATATTGCCCGCGATGCGGGATGGCGCTCAAACCCAGGCAGCTGAAGCCAGACGGGCCAGAGCTGCCGGCCTGTCAGAGCTGCTCATTCATCCAGTATCCCGACCCAAAGGTGGCGGCAGGCACCCTGTTTACGCTTGACGGTGGGATCGTACTGGTCCGACGAGCGATCTCCCCGGCGTACGGCAAATGGGTCTTTCCCGGCGGCTTCGTCGATAAGGGCGAGCGGGTCGAGGCGGCGGCCATTCGCGAAACGAAAGAAGAGGTCAACCTCGATGTCGAGATCGACCGGCTTCTGAATGTCTACTCCTATGAAGACTCCGGGGTCGTGATCGTCGCCTACGCGGCGCGTGTCGTCGGTGGCGAGCTCGCCGCAAAGGACGAAGCGCTCGATGCGAAGGTCTTCTCCCCAACCAGGATTCCGTGGGAGGACCTGGCGTTCCGCAGTGCGCACGACGCCATCAAGGATTATCTTGCTTACTACTTCTGATACAACAGCGCGAAGCCGCCGGAGTAACAGCCGTGCCTCGAGTGCGTGACAATAGTAAGGATTATTACGCGATCCTTGGCGTATCATCAGACGTTTCGGAAGAAGAACTGAAAAAGGCCTACCGGCGACTCGCGCTCCAGCATCACCCCGACAAGAATCCGGGAGATCCCAGGGCGGGGGAGCGGTTCAAAGCGATCAGCGAGGCGTATGCCGTTCTGATGGATCAGAGCAAGCGGAGCCAGTACGATGCCTTCCGCGGGACCCAAGCCGGGGCGGGCGGCGCCGCGGGCGGATTCCGGTACTCCCAGGAAGAGATTTTCCGGGATCTCTTTTCTAATCCTGCCATGTCATCGATCTTTCAGGAGATGAACCGTGAATTCGCCAGGGCCGGTATCCGCTTCGATGACGCTTTCGTGCGCCAGGTCTTCTTCGGTAGCCGCGGATTCGTCTTCGGCGGTGTCTTTATGGGTGCGCCGATCGGGGTGCTCAGACGACGCGCCTCTCGCATGGCGGTCGATCGCCGAGGAGACAGGTCAACGGTTGAAGGGACCCTGGGCCAAGAGGCATTGGAAGAGGGCCGCTCACAGGGCCTCTGGTCAGCGATCGGCCGAGGGCTCAAGGCCGGCTGTGACCTGGTGAAACGGAGAATATTCGGAGCGTCGGATTCTGCTGAGGCTAGTCCGAATCTCCGGTATCATCTGACCGTTACCGCTCAGGAGGCCGCGTCCGGCACGCGCAAGCGCGTCAGCTTCATGCGGGGCGACCAGATCGAGGAGCTGATGGTGGCAATCCCTCCCGGCATCCGATCCGGGACCAGGCTGCGGTTGAAAGGCAAAGGGCTTGAGGGTGAGAATGGGATGCGCGGGGACCTCTATTTGCGGGTGACAATTACATAGCACAGGCGTATTCTTAACTTCCGCTATACGTAGGTCGTGGGTCGCAACAATGGATGACATTCCCGCGAAGCGTGGCCCCGCATGTTTTAAGCGGGGAGCGGGAATCCAGAAACGTACTGGTGGAACTCCTGCCGATCAAAGACAACTCCAACGACGTAGAATTGGCACTATGGGATGTGGCCGTAGTGGCGCAATAACCGCATGACAATACGAGCCAGGTTACTGCTCGGATTTGGACTGGTGTGCCTTGCCCTGGTGGCGGCGCCGCTTACCATCTATATGGTGCAAAGCAGCAGAGCGCTCCAATCCGCGCGCCTGAAGTACGCTGGAATTGCGCCGTCGAAGGCGCTACTGAGGATGGTGCAGTTGCAGCAACAGCATCGTGGACTCTCAGCCGGCGTTCTGGGCGGGAACATGACGATGGAGGTGCAGCGCGTCGCCAAGCAAGCTGAAACTGACAAGGCGGTCGAGGCATTTGGTGCGATTGTACAGTCCGACATCCATGATCCCGCGTTGGTCGCCGACTGGCGCCGGGTGGCCGACTCCTGGAGGGGGCTTGCGAGCGGCGTGTCCTCGCGCTCGATCTCCGGTGAGGAGAGTTTTACCAAACACACGGCGCTCGTCGACGAAGATCTGAAGCTGCTCGATCTCATGTTGGATTACTTCGGCCTATCGTACGACCCAACCGGCCGTGACTACCATCTGACCATGGCGCTGTTGGTGCATATGCCGACCCTCACCGAGTTCCTCGGCCAGGCGCGGGCGCGCGGCATGCTCCTGTTGGCGCAAAAGCGCATTACACTTGCGGACCGTACCGCGTTGATCAGTCTGATCAGCAATGTCGAGAGGCAACACGAGTACATGAAGCGCGAGTTAGGCAAGGCGGTGGCGCTAAACCCACAAATGAAATCCGATCTGGGCCATATCGCACAGGGAAGCATGTTGCTCGCGCGGATGGCGATAGATCTCGCCAGAACCCAGGTGGTAGAAGTCGAGGCGCCAAGCTATTCGCCGACCGATTACTTAGCGCTATTCACCCAGGCGATCGACGGTCAATTCGCGCTACTCGATAGAGCGATGGTCGACCTGGAAGGAGGGTTAGAGGCGCGCATTGCCGCGTTGCGAGGTGGACAGATGATGACGATCGGCTTCATGGCGGCGGTGATCGCGTTCGCGGTCTGGCTTGGGGCGGTGTTCGTCCGCGCGATCAGACAGGATATGGCCGCCCTGCAACAGAGCGAGGAGGCGCAGCGACGCCACGCCGGCGAGCTCGAAGCCACCGTCGAGGAGCGGACGAGAGAGCTACGTGTGGCCAATGCTCAGCTCGAAGCGGCGTCCCGCCATAAGTCCGAGTTCCTGACCCACATGTCACACGAACTGCGGACCCCCCTGAACGCGATCCTCGGCTTCTCGGAGCTCCTGCGAAACCCGACCATCGGGCCGCTCAATGAGCAGCAAGCCCGGCACCTTACCCACATCCAGACAGGCGGCAAGCACCTGCTAGCCATCACCAACGACCTCCTTGACCTCGCTAAAGTCGAGGCAGGTAAGCTTGAGCTGTACCCGGAGCCCTTCGTCCTCGATGAAGCACTCATGGCCGCCCTTGCCGGTGTCCGACCGATGGCCGACCACAAGCGCCTGAGCCTCACGCTGCACGCTGAAACCGCTACGACTCCCTTCACTGCCGACCCCGTCCGATTCAAACAGATTATGTACAACCTCCTCTCCAACGCCATCAAGTTCACCCCTGAAGGCGGCCAAGTTACGGTTACTGCACGGATGGCGTCAGACGCCGGACATCAAGAAGCAGGAAGCAGGAGGCAGGAGGCAGAAAAACAAGACGGGGATCCTCAACCCACAGGTGATTTCTTAGAAATCGCCGTGACCGATACCGGGATTGGGATGACGGCAGAGAATCTGATCAAGCTCTTTCAACCCTTTACCCAACTGGACCCCGCCCTTGCCAAGCAGTACCATGGGACCGGCCTCGGACTTGTGCTCACGAAGCAGCTCATTGAGCTACACAACGGCAGGATCTGGGCAACCTCGGAGGGCAAAGGTCGCGGGAGCAGTTTCACAATACGCTTCCCACTGGTGCCACGGTCGAGTCCGGGAATGGATGGTAAACGACTATGAGGGTGTGTCTCCGATCACCCCGCTGAGGAAACGGTTGAGCGTAGCCAGATAGGCCTGACTGCCGACCAGGTAGAGGTCGTTATGGTGGGCGCCCTTGATGCCGTAGAACGCCTTCGGCTCTCTCGCGGCCTCAAAGAGGCGTCGACCATGCCGGAACGGAACGATTTCGTCGTTCTCACCATGGACGATCAGAAGAGGGGCCCTGATCTGCCCGATCTTCGAGAGGGTGTCGTACTTGGTCTGAAGGAACGAACCGATCGGGAGGAGCGGGAAGCTCACCTTCGCCATCTCCGGGATGGACAGGAAGGGCGATTCCAGGATCAGGGCGGCGCAGCCATGTCTAGTCGCCATCTCTACCGCCACGGCGCTCCCGAGCGATTCGCCAAGGAAGACGATTTTGGTCGAGTCTATGTCCCCTCGGCCACGCAGATACCGAATCGCCGAATCACCATCTCGATAGGTTCCCTCCTCTGACGCCCGGCCTTCGCTCCGGCCATATTCGCGGTAGTCGAAGATGAATATATTGGCTCCCAGCAGGTCATGGCGAAGCTTGATGTTATCCAGCCGGTGGCTGATATTGCCGGCGTTACCGTGGAACCAGAGGATCGTGAGAGGCGACCCGGTCCCGGGAATCCACCAGCCGTTGAGGCGCAACCCATCCGTTGTCTTAAAGTAGACCTCCTCATAGGCCAGGCCCCGGTCGCTCGGCGTCGCTTCAATCCGCTTGTCAGGGAAGAAGACAAACTTATTTTCCAGCCCCTCCACGCACCCTCCGGCGAGGAACAGGGTCAGCATCACAACCGGAGCCGTTCGCGTGGTCGCGGCCCTCGGGTGAGATGGAAGGGAATCGCAAGCTGAAGTCCCAGCATGGTTGTTCCCTTTTGAGCGTCCGATGCCACTGCCTCGTCGACTGTTGCCTTTGATGATGGGCAGGCGTCTCACCTGCCCCCCTTACAACATCGTGACTTATCATCTGTGCGATATATAGACATATACGGGTAGGAAAAATACGCCCATGAGACATCTGTGTCAACTCCAATTGGCCTTGACCCTGTCCAGCCGGCCCGCCTATACTAAGTGCAACCAACGGGGTGAAGGATGAAACGATTCCAAGCCATCGCGAAGGGCCGCTTCGCAATACTGCGAAACCGAGGGGCGAATGCCGCGAGCCCCGCCGGCGACGTGCCCCCGGCTTCCGTCGAGTGCTCAGCCCTGGCCGGTGCCCTGCAATCCATACTGCAAGGGGGTCATGCGGCCAATAGTCTGATTCCCGCCCTCAGAGGGTTCATCTCCGATGAGCAGACCCGGATTCTTCACATCCATCGGAGTGGGGGAACCGGGCAGGCGGTGGTTCGATCGATCGCCACACTCACGGACGCGGTGGTGACCACACTTTTTCAACTGGCGGAGACGGCCTGTGATCCGGATCTGAAGCGGCGCAGCGACGGGTGTGCGCTGGTTGCGCTGGGCGGCTATGGCCGGCAGGAGATGAATCCGGCCTCCGATGTGGATCTCATGTTTGTCTACCCCCGCAGGGCCGATACCTACCTGGACACGATCCTCCATCCGGTGTTGAGCACCCTCTGGGACGTCGGGTTTGTTGTGGGACATTGCTGCCGCTCCATCGATGACTGCGTACGAATGGCCCGGATGGACCTGACTTCCTGCACCTCAATGATGGAAGCCCGATACCTCGCCGGCGACCCGGCGCTCTATCAGGCGTTCAGTGCCAAGTTGGGACGGTCGGTCTTGTACAAGCAAGCCGATACCCTCGTCAAGCGAAAGCTTCAGGAATTGCATGAACGCCACTACCGTTACGGCGCGTCTATCTATGTGCAGGAGCCGCACATCAAGGAAGGTCCCGGCGGCCTGAGGGACCTTCACGCCGCCCTTTGCATCGCCCGGATCACCCAGCGGGTGGGTACGCCGTCCGAACTGGTGCAGAGAAGGCTCCTCGGTCAGGAGGAGCGCGAACGGTGGGACCATGCCCTGGATTTCATGCTCCGCCTGCGTAATGAACTCCATTACCTGTACCGGGGCAAGAACGATGTACTCTCGCTCTCTATACAAGAACAGGTGGCAGCCAACCTTGGGTTTCTGGACACGGCTCGCTCTTACGGCGTAGAACAGTTCATGCAGCGCTATTATCTGGCTGCAAAGGATATCTCGCAGTTGTCGGCGCAGTTGATCTCGCGCTGTACGCAAGGGAGGTCGCAGGTGGAGAGGGTGATGCGGAGGCTGAAGGCGCGCGATATCGGCGATGAGCTGACGGAGATCGATCGCTGCATCTACGTGTCGCCGAAGAATCGGGGCCTGTTTCAGGATGACCCCGTCCGGTTGCTGAAGGTGTTCTGGTACGCGCAGCAGATGGGATACACGTTGAGTCAGGAGATTCAGGATCAGATCAGAGCCGAGACGCATCTCATCAATGAGGGGGTGAGGCGTTCGAGCCGGGCCCTTGGCTTTTTCCTGGCCATCCTGCGAGAACCGAAGGGGGTAGCCGCCACGCTTAGGAGCATGCATGAACTTGGCGTGCTGGGAGCCTACATCCCGGAGTTCGCGAAGCTCACCCGCCTGGTCCAGTTCGATTTCTACCATCGGTACACCGTAGACGAACACACCTTTCTGGCTATCGAGACGCTCGAACATCTGGATGAGGTGTCACGATTTTACGGTGAAGAGTTTCGCTCGCTCGCATCGGATGCCAAGCGGCTCGAAATCCTTCGATTGGCGCTGCTGCTCCACGATATCGGCAAGGGGGAAGGGGCCGACCACGCGCCCAAGAGCGCCTCCCTGGTTGAAGCGATCCTTCACCGAATGAGCATCCCGGGGCCCGATGCCGATGCTGTCGGCTTCTTAGTGGCGCGTCATCTGGAGATGTCGCATATCGCCCAGCGCCTGGACCTCGACGATGAGGCCATCGTAATAGACTTTGCCAAGAAGGTGCAGACGCTCGATCGATTGAAAATGCTGTACCTGCTCACCTTCGCCGACATCAAGGCGGTCGGGCCCGGCGTCTGGACCGAGTGGAAAGGCACATTGCTGTGGGAGCTGTATATCAAGACCCATACCGTCCTCATCCGGGGTATCCCGGAGGGCGAGGACGACCTTGCCCGCGCCGAGCGGGTCAAATCGCAGCTTACCCAGGAACTATCACCGGAGTTCGGCGTGGAGGCGGTGAAACGGCACCTGCAGGAGGCCCCAATACGGTACCTGCTGATGACCCCGCCCCACAAGGTTGCGTCACACATGCGTGTAATTGCGCGCGTACAACGGGGTGAGGAGGCGTCCAGCCAATGGGCGGCATTCCCGTTGGCCGGCTACTCCGAGTTTACCGTGTGCGCGTATGGCCGTCACGGGCGATTTGCGCAGGTTGTGGGGACGCTCACCGCAAACGGGATGAACATCCTGAGCGCTCAGATTTTCACGCTGTCAAGCGGAATGGTCATCCGGCACTTCAGGGTCGATAACGGTAGCGGTGTGGCCATTGAAGACCCTGCCGTCTGGGACCGAGTGATTGCGGATCTGCGAGAGGTTCTCGGGGGCAGGGTCGCCGTCCATGATCTGATCAAGAGCCGCAGGAAAGAGGTCTTGGTTCGGCCGATCCAGAAGGGCATGGAATTCCCGATCAAGGTGGAATTTGACAATCTGGTCTCCCATGCATACACCGTCCTGGATATTCGGACACGGGACCGGTTGGGTCTTCTGTACCTCATCACCAGCACCCTGTCGCAGCTTGGGGTTGATATACGCTCCGCCAAGATCACGACCGAGGCCGAGCAGGTCGTCGATGTCTTCTATGTGACCAATAAGGACGGGAGCAAGCTGACCGATGAGGGGCGGAGGGCCAAGATCGGGGTCGAACTGGAGCGTGTACTTGCGGAGGGATTCAATTAACCTGCAATTTACGGCTGCGGCGAAGGTGTTTGTCCTCTTCGGTGATCCTGTGGCGCATAGCCTGTCGCCGGTCATGCAGAATGCCGCGCTCCAGGCGGCCGGGATCGATGGTCTCTATATTCCGTGGCGGGTAAAATCCGTCGGTTTGCCGATCGCGTTCGAGTCGCTCCGCGCGATGGACAACTTCGGGGGCGCGAATGTCACGATTCCCCACAAGGAGCAGGCGTTCGCGCTGGTCGACACCCTGACACCAGAGGCCGCCGCAGTGGGCGCGGTCAATTCGGTCGTAGCGAGAGACGGACGTCTGCTCGGAGCCAATACCGACGGACCGGGGTTTCTCCGATCACTCCATGAGGAGGCGGGTTTTCTGCCGCGTGGGAAGCCTGCTGTTATCCTTGGGGCAGGCGGGGCGGCGCGGGCTGTAGCCTGGAGCCTTGCCGAAGCCGGCGCCGAATTAGTCGTCGTCAACCGGACCGTCGAGCGCGCGCAGTCGCTGGCTGAGTTCGTACACCAGGCAATCGGAACCCCGGTCATCGGACTGGGGCTTGATGATCCTCGGACGCCGGCCAGGGTGAGAAACTGTGCCCTGGTGGTGAATACCACATCAGTCGGACTTATCCCCTCAGATCCTCCACCGATCGACCCGAGCCTCCTTCAGCCAGGCGCATTGGTCTACGATCTGATCTACCGACCACGGGAGACCGCATTACTGCGAGAGGCGAAGAGACGGGGGTGTCAGGTCTTAGGCGGGCTGGGTATGTTGCTGTATCAGGGCGCCCTGGCCTTCGAACTGTGGACCGGGCAAAAGCCCTCAGAGGAAGCGATGCGGCACGCCCTCGTGGCTGCGCTTGCGTAACTTTTCAGAGGTATGGTATGCTAACGCTGTATCATGACTGGCAAGGATAGCTGGG
This genomic window contains:
- the glnD gene encoding [protein-PII] uridylyltransferase; this encodes MKRFQAIAKGRFAILRNRGANAASPAGDVPPASVECSALAGALQSILQGGHAANSLIPALRGFISDEQTRILHIHRSGGTGQAVVRSIATLTDAVVTTLFQLAETACDPDLKRRSDGCALVALGGYGRQEMNPASDVDLMFVYPRRADTYLDTILHPVLSTLWDVGFVVGHCCRSIDDCVRMARMDLTSCTSMMEARYLAGDPALYQAFSAKLGRSVLYKQADTLVKRKLQELHERHYRYGASIYVQEPHIKEGPGGLRDLHAALCIARITQRVGTPSELVQRRLLGQEERERWDHALDFMLRLRNELHYLYRGKNDVLSLSIQEQVAANLGFLDTARSYGVEQFMQRYYLAAKDISQLSAQLISRCTQGRSQVERVMRRLKARDIGDELTEIDRCIYVSPKNRGLFQDDPVRLLKVFWYAQQMGYTLSQEIQDQIRAETHLINEGVRRSSRALGFFLAILREPKGVAATLRSMHELGVLGAYIPEFAKLTRLVQFDFYHRYTVDEHTFLAIETLEHLDEVSRFYGEEFRSLASDAKRLEILRLALLLHDIGKGEGADHAPKSASLVEAILHRMSIPGPDADAVGFLVARHLEMSHIAQRLDLDDEAIVIDFAKKVQTLDRLKMLYLLTFADIKAVGPGVWTEWKGTLLWELYIKTHTVLIRGIPEGEDDLARAERVKSQLTQELSPEFGVEAVKRHLQEAPIRYLLMTPPHKVASHMRVIARVQRGEEASSQWAAFPLAGYSEFTVCAYGRHGRFAQVVGTLTANGMNILSAQIFTLSSGMVIRHFRVDNGSGVAIEDPAVWDRVIADLREVLGGRVAVHDLIKSRRKEVLVRPIQKGMEFPIKVEFDNLVSHAYTVLDIRTRDRLGLLYLITSTLSQLGVDIRSAKITTEAEQVVDVFYVTNKDGSKLTDEGRRAKIGVELERVLAEGFN
- the aroE gene encoding shikimate dehydrogenase — encoded protein: MRGGGPRSGSNWSVYLRRDSINLQFTAAAKVFVLFGDPVAHSLSPVMQNAALQAAGIDGLYIPWRVKSVGLPIAFESLRAMDNFGGANVTIPHKEQAFALVDTLTPEAAAVGAVNSVVARDGRLLGANTDGPGFLRSLHEEAGFLPRGKPAVILGAGGAARAVAWSLAEAGAELVVVNRTVERAQSLAEFVHQAIGTPVIGLGLDDPRTPARVRNCALVVNTTSVGLIPSDPPPIDPSLLQPGALVYDLIYRPRETALLREAKRRGCQVLGGLGMLLYQGALAFELWTGQKPSEEAMRHALVAALA